A single genomic interval of Acetobacteraceae bacterium harbors:
- the apaG gene encoding Co2+/Mg2+ efflux protein ApaG, with protein MADRDSSSGLLPQTSGEFSDILDAPPAFEARTGDIVVTVRPFWLDDQSAPDEHRYVWAYTIQVENNGTQTIQILSRHWCITNGSGRSDHVHGEGIIREQPIIASGAVFEYTSGAALHTPSGIMQGTYHVIIPSTGQRFDVLVPTFSLDSPHYRATIH; from the coding sequence ATGGCAGATCGTGACTCCAGCTCGGGGCTCCTCCCGCAAACAAGTGGTGAGTTTTCGGATATTCTCGATGCTCCCCCCGCGTTCGAAGCGCGCACCGGCGACATCGTCGTCACTGTGCGTCCCTTCTGGCTGGATGATCAATCCGCGCCGGATGAGCACCGCTATGTCTGGGCCTACACGATCCAGGTGGAAAATAACGGCACGCAAACCATCCAGATCCTGAGTCGTCATTGGTGCATCACAAATGGCAGTGGCCGATCTGATCATGTTCATGGTGAAGGGATCATCCGTGAGCAGCCGATCATCGCGAGCGGCGCCGTCTTTGAATATACATCCGGCGCCGCCCTGCATACGCCGTCAGGCATCATGCAGGGCACTTACCACGTCATCATTCCCTCAACCGGGCAACGATTTGACGTGCTCGTCCCGACTTTCAGTCTCGACAGCCCGCATTACAGAGCGACAATCCATTAG
- a CDS encoding ATP12 family protein yields the protein MRGSKVFWSDVTIERAAADKWGIMLDGKPIILPAGSSLIVPSAALADKIADEWRSCRKNTIFNPEHMPITQLAAKQLERVAPRRNEVVAQLIGIFSADALFYRHGDGALGRAQTQIFAMPREKFEEVFKCALPWIDEIAPIDIAKDIIGTVEAKLSSYDDVALTGLSVLSSMTASLILTHAILYGAVTVDMGIACAFIEENAQMARWGRDGDREAGQASCRREIEHVLQYAALSATGQAV from the coding sequence GTGAGGGGGAGTAAGGTCTTCTGGTCTGACGTCACTATCGAGCGCGCGGCGGCGGATAAGTGGGGCATCATGCTGGACGGGAAACCGATAATACTACCAGCCGGGTCAAGCTTGATTGTGCCCTCCGCCGCCCTCGCTGACAAAATTGCCGATGAATGGCGATCCTGCCGCAAAAACACGATTTTCAACCCGGAGCACATGCCGATCACGCAACTTGCGGCCAAGCAATTGGAACGCGTTGCGCCGCGTCGAAATGAGGTCGTGGCGCAGTTAATCGGCATCTTTAGCGCCGACGCGCTTTTTTACCGCCATGGTGATGGCGCGCTGGGGCGGGCACAGACGCAAATTTTCGCGATGCCGCGTGAAAAATTTGAGGAGGTGTTTAAGTGCGCTTTGCCTTGGATTGACGAAATCGCGCCGATCGACATCGCGAAAGATATTATCGGGACGGTTGAAGCGAAATTATCAAGCTATGACGATGTCGCCCTGACCGGCCTTTCTGTCCTTTCATCCATGACGGCGAGCCTCATTCTTACCCATGCCATTCTTTATGGTGCCGTCACGGTTGATATGGGGATCGCCTGCGCCTTCATCGAAGAGAACGCACAGATGGCGCGCTGGGGGCGCGATGGTGATCGTGAGGCGGGACAGGCATCCTGTCGTCGCGAGATAGAGCACGTGCTGCAGTACGCCGCCTTGAGCGCGACGGGTCAGGCGGTGTAA
- the ispF gene encoding 2-C-methyl-D-erythritol 2,4-cyclodiphosphate synthase, translating to MRVAVILLAAGTGRRFASGLERLVSKGGVSAFYGAVGNAADLPKQYWLFDGKPVIRHAAEALLPFADMIQPVGDAAALSQVLDGLPILPPVSGGAERQDSVRAGLEALATLETPPEYVLVHDGARPYLPHFVTQGVLDALQHYKAAIPAVKLADTLKRVEGDVIQGTIDRANLHRAQTPQGFHFPALLAHHRRHERSETDDAALFEAAGEAVAIVPGDEDNIKLTQAEDLVRLERLLGTPPCPRTGLGYDVHAFADDRDLIICGVKIPHERGLAGHSDADVGIHTLCDAIYGALSEGDIGYHFPPSTNEWKDMDSARFLIHAGQRIRERGGRLINADITIICERPKIGPHVAAMRARLASLLEVDMARISVKATTSECLGFTGREEGIAATAVATVLLP from the coding sequence ATGCGAGTAGCCGTCATTCTTCTTGCGGCCGGTACCGGTCGTCGCTTTGCCTCCGGGCTGGAACGCCTCGTCTCAAAAGGCGGTGTATCAGCCTTTTATGGCGCGGTCGGGAATGCGGCGGATCTCCCCAAGCAGTATTGGCTGTTTGATGGCAAGCCAGTCATCCGCCACGCAGCGGAAGCCCTCTTGCCTTTCGCCGATATGATTCAGCCTGTCGGTGACGCGGCGGCGCTCTCCCAGGTTCTTGACGGTTTACCGATCCTCCCGCCTGTGTCAGGCGGGGCGGAAAGGCAAGATAGTGTCCGCGCCGGGCTGGAGGCCCTGGCCACGCTTGAAACCCCTCCCGAATATGTGCTTGTCCATGACGGTGCACGCCCCTACCTGCCGCATTTTGTGACCCAGGGCGTTCTCGATGCCCTCCAGCATTACAAAGCCGCCATCCCCGCCGTTAAACTCGCGGACACCCTCAAACGTGTTGAAGGCGACGTTATCCAAGGCACGATTGACCGGGCGAATCTTCACCGCGCGCAAACCCCTCAGGGTTTTCACTTCCCGGCTCTTCTGGCCCATCACAGGCGGCATGAACGCTCTGAAACCGACGATGCCGCTTTGTTCGAGGCGGCAGGTGAAGCGGTCGCCATCGTTCCGGGCGATGAGGATAATATCAAACTTACCCAAGCGGAGGACCTGGTGCGATTGGAGAGATTGCTGGGCACGCCCCCCTGCCCGCGCACAGGGCTTGGTTACGATGTTCATGCTTTCGCGGATGACCGTGATCTGATCATTTGCGGCGTTAAAATCCCGCATGAACGCGGCCTTGCCGGGCATTCTGACGCCGATGTCGGCATCCACACATTATGCGACGCGATTTACGGCGCTTTGTCTGAAGGCGATATCGGCTATCACTTCCCGCCTTCAACGAATGAATGGAAGGATATGGACTCGGCCCGTTTCCTTATCCATGCGGGGCAGCGCATCCGTGAGCGCGGCGGTCGCCTCATTAATGCCGACATCACCATTATTTGTGAGCGCCCTAAAATCGGGCCGCATGTTGCGGCGATGCGCGCGCGGCTGGCATCCTTGCTGGAGGTCGATATGGCGCGAATTTCCGTCAAGGCAACAACGTCCGAATGCCTCGGCTTCACGGGGCGGGAGGAAGGGATCGCGGCAACGGCCGTCGCGACCGTCCTGCTGCCCTAA
- a CDS encoding AsmA family protein has protein sequence MMKRILAGLVVILSLAAIGIVATQIILSRLIDRQHLIALVKAHTGDDLQFDGVRVPAFPQIGLTLEHVTLRDPDFSEGPPMAQVSSARVAVDILPLVHHNLRIKRIDLANGQINIRRDASGHASWMLHPVHEAHPDSTDGHVKSGQKQKYRVHLAGIRLRNVICSLDDQLTHRSGQVMIENATFDGLRSNAPAIEVHARHGETPFSLSGHVGSFADFQNPRKPWHIGLGLILGSGDREDGWVNYSGALRDVMHLRGWSGEIKARMRRTQQLQAIFSHVRLPNIEGLSGRVVFSDHPLSEDPARRDKDERPWYQSLALEMADLDIGYLHVPGFFEGRNISVSARNTRDALKFSTVISSPGKDWAIQATVPTLSDLNDSLHSHFEKTLPFSARLAPNTHRIAFFDRDGVIHVNGHAGRSEASFDMDGRTQFLPVGPILLEDAIFDARAEAHFGTSLDVKSLKIRSRALSLNGQGHVTLPPDATSRGKVEAQFDVTHVDFLNLKQTAPPPVIAPKPEARSEATSSPAVPPPADVATVAEIAPPPDEAAIRSHWAQDSWQRLSDGVADKFDWSIIANGKNLKFGDQLYDNVKLSADYANQVWRLDLSENSAKTGMMAGGVVYHGDTSSPTLALHASPVTVPAELLLGALDMAPFLSGPVEVVGNLQGPADTRDAFRRHMTGHLGLSMVSGRIRTAPFRPYLKGGVGAFLDGSELPVRCFGLHMNVAPTQLNVDLIGLDAAPVELSGHGIFDRESETIDFSIKPVISVAGAGVSKRLRVQGLLENPHVTAAQGEDGRTGFTINEQKTDFCPAWLHTAREGRAGMGAASVKKRKGAADLLKSLGLFR, from the coding sequence ATGATGAAGCGCATATTGGCGGGTTTAGTCGTTATTTTGAGTCTGGCCGCGATTGGTATCGTTGCGACACAGATCATCCTCAGCCGTTTGATCGACCGGCAGCATCTCATCGCGCTGGTCAAGGCGCATACGGGGGATGATCTTCAATTTGACGGGGTCCGGGTTCCGGCTTTTCCGCAAATTGGTTTGACGCTGGAACATGTCACGCTCCGCGACCCGGATTTCTCGGAAGGCCCGCCGATGGCGCAGGTGAGTTCCGCCCGGGTGGCGGTCGATATTCTGCCCCTCGTGCATCACAACCTCCGCATCAAGCGGATTGACCTTGCAAATGGCCAGATCAACATCCGCCGAGATGCGTCCGGTCACGCGAGCTGGATGCTTCACCCTGTGCATGAGGCGCACCCCGATTCAACCGATGGGCACGTTAAGTCAGGCCAGAAGCAGAAATATCGCGTGCATCTTGCGGGGATCAGGCTGCGCAACGTCATTTGCAGCCTGGATGATCAGCTCACCCATCGCTCCGGGCAGGTTATGATAGAGAATGCGACGTTTGACGGGCTTCGCTCAAACGCACCGGCGATTGAAGTGCATGCGCGTCATGGTGAGACACCTTTCAGCCTCAGCGGTCATGTTGGCTCATTCGCAGACTTTCAAAATCCGCGCAAACCCTGGCATATCGGGTTGGGCCTGATCCTCGGCTCCGGTGATCGTGAGGATGGCTGGGTGAATTACTCCGGCGCTTTGCGGGATGTTATGCATTTGCGCGGCTGGTCGGGAGAAATTAAAGCGCGGATGCGCCGGACGCAGCAGCTTCAGGCGATCTTCAGTCATGTTCGCCTGCCGAATATCGAGGGGCTTTCCGGGCGGGTCGTCTTTAGTGATCACCCGCTTTCGGAGGATCCGGCCCGTCGGGATAAGGATGAACGCCCCTGGTATCAGTCCCTGGCGCTGGAGATGGCGGATCTTGATATTGGCTATTTACATGTGCCCGGTTTTTTTGAAGGGCGAAATATCAGCGTGTCCGCCCGGAATACGCGGGATGCGTTGAAATTCTCGACTGTCATTTCATCCCCCGGGAAGGATTGGGCCATTCAGGCGACCGTCCCGACTTTGTCTGACCTCAATGACTCCCTGCATAGTCATTTTGAAAAAACCCTTCCCTTTTCAGCGCGTCTGGCGCCGAACACGCACCGGATTGCTTTTTTTGACCGGGATGGCGTAATTCACGTCAATGGTCATGCGGGGCGTTCGGAGGCGTCATTTGATATGGATGGCCGCACGCAATTCCTTCCTGTCGGGCCGATCCTTCTTGAAGACGCCATTTTTGACGCCCGCGCGGAGGCGCATTTCGGCACTTCCCTCGACGTTAAGAGCCTCAAAATCAGAAGCCGCGCTTTGAGCCTTAACGGACAGGGCCATGTGACCTTACCGCCTGACGCAACATCACGCGGTAAGGTTGAGGCGCAGTTTGACGTCACGCATGTTGATTTCCTCAACCTTAAGCAGACGGCGCCTCCACCTGTCATCGCGCCAAAGCCGGAAGCGCGATCAGAAGCGACGTCTTCCCCTGCCGTTCCGCCACCGGCAGACGTCGCCACGGTGGCAGAGATTGCGCCTCCGCCGGATGAAGCGGCGATCAGAAGTCATTGGGCGCAGGATAGCTGGCAGCGTCTCTCTGATGGCGTGGCCGATAAATTCGACTGGTCCATCATTGCGAACGGGAAGAACCTCAAATTTGGCGACCAGCTTTATGATAATGTCAAACTCAGTGCAGATTATGCCAATCAAGTCTGGCGTCTGGATCTTTCTGAGAACAGCGCCAAAACCGGCATGATGGCGGGCGGCGTCGTTTATCACGGTGACACGTCCTCCCCGACTCTCGCACTCCATGCGTCGCCCGTGACGGTTCCGGCGGAGTTATTGCTCGGCGCGCTTGATATGGCCCCCTTCCTGAGTGGACCGGTTGAGGTTGTGGGTAATCTCCAGGGGCCAGCGGACACACGCGACGCGTTTCGACGCCACATGACGGGCCATCTCGGCCTTTCCATGGTGAGTGGGCGGATTCGGACGGCTCCCTTCCGGCCGTACCTTAAAGGTGGGGTCGGGGCTTTTCTGGATGGGAGTGAACTCCCCGTGCGGTGTTTCGGGCTGCATATGAATGTGGCGCCGACGCAACTCAATGTTGATCTGATCGGACTGGATGCCGCACCTGTGGAACTGTCAGGTCATGGGATATTTGACCGGGAGAGTGAAACGATCGATTTCAGCATTAAGCCGGTCATTTCCGTCGCCGGGGCGGGTGTCTCAAAGCGCCTGCGTGTGCAGGGATTGCTCGAAAATCCACATGTGACCGCGGCACAGGGTGAAGATGGCCGAACCGGCTTTACGATCAATGAGCAGAAAACCGATTTCTGTCCCGCATGGCTGCATACAGCGCGTGAAGGTCGGGCCGGAATGGGTGCGGCATCGGTGAAAAAGAGAAAAGGCGCGGCAGATCTGTTGAAAAGCCTCGGCTTGTTCCGGTGA
- a CDS encoding AsmA-like C-terminal region-containing protein, protein MDCLHAKLTIDPSQILIQDGYFGNRALGATLRGLIDLRREKLDLHGTVVPAFGFNAILGRFPKLGHLFSPEKEGGVFAATYVITGDFKDPHLEANPFSVFLPGVIRSFNE, encoded by the coding sequence TTGGATTGCCTTCATGCCAAACTCACGATTGACCCCTCTCAAATCCTGATACAAGATGGTTATTTCGGCAATCGCGCCCTTGGGGCGACGCTGCGCGGCCTTATCGATTTGCGCCGGGAAAAGCTCGACCTGCATGGGACGGTCGTTCCGGCTTTCGGGTTTAATGCGATATTGGGACGCTTCCCGAAACTCGGCCATCTCTTCTCCCCGGAAAAAGAAGGGGGCGTTTTTGCCGCGACTTATGTGATCACGGGTGATTTCAAAGATCCTCATCTTGAAGCCAATCCGTTTTCCGTTTTTCTGCCTGGCGTGATACGATCCTTCAACGAATAG
- a CDS encoding sugar porter family MFS transporter — protein MSDIDQAAAEPSHRPLAGRMLFAALLASIAGLMFGLDIGVISGARQFIAHEFNASNTEQGLIVSFMMFGAMAGALGANPISLHLGRRMALIISAFLFILGSLLCAFALSAIFLMVARAVLGLAVGVASFVAPLYISEVADERRRGGLISTYQLMVTIGILLAFVSDAILAYWSAWRMMLGIVAIPGILFFIGAFFLPDSPRWLMLRGREKEALAVLHDLRESQSEVAREVEDIKEQLEIKKSQRGFGMFLQDRNFRRAVFLGIVLQLVQQLTGINAVMYFAPTIFESSGFGQDGALWSTAIVGLVNCLATFIAISYADNFGRRKLLTVGFFAMALGMGGLAVLLTIGVDTSPILPYLSVGFLLLFIVGFASSAGPMIWVLCSEIQPLKGRDFGVTCSTFSNWSTNFVIGLTFLPLLSMLGAGNTMWLFAALNAVFIIFTQSFVPETKDVSLESIESKLRRGIRLRDIGQ, from the coding sequence TTGAGTGATATAGACCAGGCGGCAGCCGAACCTTCGCACCGTCCGCTCGCGGGGCGGATGCTTTTCGCAGCACTTCTCGCATCAATTGCAGGCTTGATGTTTGGGCTCGATATCGGCGTCATCTCTGGTGCACGTCAATTCATAGCGCATGAATTCAATGCCTCGAATACGGAGCAAGGACTTATCGTCAGCTTCATGATGTTCGGCGCGATGGCCGGGGCACTGGGTGCCAACCCGATCTCGCTTCATCTGGGGCGACGCATGGCGCTCATCATCAGCGCTTTTCTGTTCATTCTCGGCTCTCTGCTCTGCGCTTTTGCCCTCTCCGCCATTTTTCTCATGGTGGCGCGCGCGGTGCTGGGCCTCGCCGTCGGTGTCGCGAGCTTTGTCGCCCCGCTTTACATCTCGGAAGTCGCTGATGAGCGTCGCCGTGGCGGGTTGATCTCCACTTATCAGCTCATGGTCACGATCGGCATTCTCCTCGCATTCGTATCTGACGCGATTCTCGCTTACTGGTCGGCCTGGCGGATGATGCTCGGGATTGTCGCGATCCCCGGGATTCTCTTCTTCATCGGAGCGTTCTTCCTGCCGGACAGCCCGCGTTGGCTGATGCTGCGCGGACGGGAGAAGGAAGCCCTCGCCGTATTGCATGACCTGCGCGAATCCCAATCGGAAGTCGCGCGTGAGGTTGAGGACATCAAGGAACAGCTTGAGATCAAAAAAAGCCAGCGTGGTTTTGGTATGTTCCTGCAGGACAGGAATTTCCGCCGCGCCGTCTTCCTCGGCATTGTGTTGCAGCTCGTGCAGCAGCTGACCGGTATTAATGCGGTGATGTATTTCGCACCCACGATTTTTGAGAGCTCGGGCTTTGGTCAGGATGGGGCTTTGTGGAGCACCGCGATCGTCGGACTCGTCAACTGCCTCGCAACCTTCATCGCCATTAGTTACGCAGATAATTTCGGCCGCCGCAAACTCTTGACGGTCGGGTTTTTCGCGATGGCGTTGGGCATGGGCGGGCTTGCCGTCCTTTTGACAATCGGGGTGGATACGTCTCCGATCCTGCCTTACCTCTCTGTCGGCTTCCTGCTGCTTTTCATTGTCGGGTTCGCCTCCTCCGCCGGCCCAATGATCTGGGTGCTGTGCTCTGAAATTCAGCCTCTCAAAGGCCGGGATTTCGGGGTAACATGCTCGACATTCTCCAATTGGTCGACCAATTTTGTCATCGGGCTGACCTTCCTGCCGTTACTTTCCATGCTGGGCGCGGGGAACACGATGTGGCTTTTCGCCGCGCTCAATGCGGTCTTCATCATCTTCACGCAGAGTTTCGTGCCTGAAACGAAGGATGTCTCGCTCGAAAGCATTGAATCAAAATTGCGCCGCGGTATACGGCTGCGCGATATCGGGCAGTAA
- a CDS encoding RluA family pseudouridine synthase — protein sequence MSVMTRVIDQDEAEMRVDRWFRRHYPSLTQGALQKLCRTGQIRLDGKRVTASTRVIAGQNLRIPPLPAGALAPQGRQKRPLDPSLIRDIQRMVVYQDKALIVLNKPSGLGTQGGPGITTHIDMMLDGLREGEVERPRLVHRIDRDTSGLLLVARTPGVAAKLAAAFRGRHVRKTYWAVVVGRPSPQSGTIDQPLVKLGAGQGALMMAADRKDADAQRALTDYEVVDAAGRKLTWLQLNPLTGRTHQLRVHCESLGTPTLGDPKYGGDKTHIEGFEDRLHLHARYLEIPHPEGGMLSVAAPLPPHMSETFRRLGFAAGETPKAKRSKNKAGS from the coding sequence ATGAGTGTCATGACACGTGTTATCGACCAGGATGAGGCCGAGATGAGGGTCGATCGCTGGTTCCGCCGGCATTATCCTTCTCTTACCCAAGGGGCCCTGCAAAAATTATGTCGAACGGGGCAGATTCGCCTTGATGGAAAGCGCGTCACAGCATCAACGCGCGTCATTGCCGGGCAGAATCTCCGGATCCCTCCTTTGCCCGCAGGGGCGCTTGCGCCGCAAGGTAGGCAGAAGCGCCCCCTTGACCCCAGCCTGATCCGCGACATCCAACGTATGGTTGTCTATCAGGATAAAGCGTTGATTGTGCTCAATAAACCGTCCGGGCTGGGGACGCAGGGTGGGCCGGGGATCACAACGCATATTGACATGATGCTCGATGGGCTGCGGGAGGGGGAGGTGGAGCGTCCCCGCCTCGTTCATCGCATTGACCGTGACACGTCGGGGCTCCTCCTGGTGGCGCGCACGCCGGGTGTGGCGGCGAAACTGGCGGCGGCCTTTCGCGGGCGCCATGTGCGGAAAACCTATTGGGCGGTGGTGGTCGGGCGACCCTCCCCGCAATCCGGTACAATTGATCAACCCCTCGTGAAGTTGGGGGCCGGGCAGGGCGCATTGATGATGGCGGCGGACCGCAAGGATGCCGACGCCCAGCGGGCTTTGACGGATTATGAGGTTGTTGATGCGGCGGGGCGCAAACTGACCTGGCTGCAACTCAACCCTCTGACGGGGCGGACACATCAATTGCGCGTGCATTGTGAAAGCCTCGGGACACCGACATTGGGTGACCCGAAATATGGCGGGGATAAAACCCACATCGAGGGTTTCGAAGATCGCCTTCATCTTCATGCAAGGTATCTCGAAATCCCGCATCCTGAGGGCGGTATGTTGAGCGTCGCCGCGCCGCTGCCGCCCCATATGAGTGAAACGTTCCGCCGCCTTGGATTTGCGGCGGGCGAGACCCCGAAGGCGAAACGTTCAAAAAACAAGGCGGGTTCATGA
- a CDS encoding replication-associated recombination protein A produces MGAAAEDDLFGTASPPDSDPRRTQTNMTSKTRPLADRLRPTRLRDVVGQAHLLGEDGRITRMLMQLSLSSLILWGGPGCGKTTMARLLAGEAGLRFAPISAVFSGVAELKKEFDAAQRYQAASGRGTLLFVDEIHRFNRAQQDSFLPFVEKGTVVLVGATTENPSFSLNSALLSRCQVLILNRLDDAALEALLQRTEDDVGRTLPLTPDARASLRAMADGDGRYLLNLAEQLLSLKTDALLDSTALSAILTRRAALYDRDREEHYNLISALHKSLRGSDPDAALYWFARMLEGGEDPRYIARRLNRFAAEDIGMADPTALPLSIAAWQSYERLGSPEGELALAQLIVHLATAPKSNAVYTAYKMARATARETGSLGPPLHIRNAPTQLMREIGYGKGYEYDHDAEDGFSGQNFFPDDMARVTFYRPTPRGHEAEITKVLDNYARLRARRGS; encoded by the coding sequence ATGGGTGCAGCAGCCGAAGATGATTTGTTTGGCACCGCGTCACCGCCGGATTCAGATCCCCGACGCACCCAAACCAATATGACATCGAAAACCCGGCCCCTCGCGGACCGCCTCCGCCCGACGCGGCTGCGTGACGTTGTGGGGCAGGCGCATCTCCTTGGCGAGGATGGGCGCATCACGCGCATGTTAATGCAGTTGAGCCTTTCAAGCCTCATTTTGTGGGGCGGGCCGGGTTGCGGCAAAACCACGATGGCGCGCCTTCTGGCGGGTGAGGCCGGACTGCGTTTCGCGCCAATATCCGCCGTGTTCTCCGGTGTTGCGGAGCTTAAGAAGGAATTTGACGCAGCGCAACGCTACCAGGCCGCATCCGGGCGGGGCACTCTCTTGTTTGTGGATGAGATCCATCGTTTCAACCGTGCCCAGCAGGATAGTTTCCTCCCGTTTGTGGAAAAGGGGACGGTTGTGCTGGTCGGTGCCACGACCGAAAATCCATCCTTTTCCCTGAATAGTGCGCTCCTCTCACGTTGTCAGGTTCTTATTCTTAACCGATTGGATGATGCCGCGCTTGAAGCGCTGCTTCAGCGCACCGAAGATGATGTAGGGCGGACGCTTCCGCTGACACCGGATGCGCGCGCCAGCCTGCGCGCGATGGCGGACGGGGATGGGCGCTACCTGCTGAACCTCGCGGAGCAACTCCTCTCCCTCAAAACGGATGCCCTCCTTGATTCAACGGCTTTGTCCGCCATCCTCACGCGTCGCGCCGCCTTATATGATCGGGACCGGGAAGAGCATTATAACCTCATCTCCGCCCTGCATAAATCTCTGCGCGGCTCTGACCCTGATGCGGCGCTTTACTGGTTTGCCCGCATGTTGGAAGGGGGGGAGGATCCGCGCTACATCGCTCGCCGGCTGAACCGTTTTGCCGCGGAGGACATCGGTATGGCTGACCCGACCGCTCTGCCACTTTCCATCGCGGCATGGCAGAGTTATGAGCGCCTCGGTAGCCCGGAAGGCGAGCTGGCTTTGGCCCAACTCATTGTGCATCTGGCCACGGCCCCGAAGTCAAACGCTGTCTATACCGCCTATAAAATGGCGCGGGCCACGGCGCGTGAGACGGGCAGCCTCGGCCCGCCTTTACATATCCGTAATGCGCCCACCCAATTGATGCGGGAAATCGGTTACGGGAAAGGCTATGAATATGATCACGATGCGGAAGATGGGTTTTCGGGTCAGAATTTCTTTCCCGATGACATGGCGCGCGTAACATTTTACCGCCCGACGCCACGCGGCCATGAGGCCGAAATTACAAAAGTTCTGGACAATTATGCACGACTCCGGGCAAGGCGTGGGTCATGA